The Henckelia pumila isolate YLH828 chromosome 2, ASM3356847v2, whole genome shotgun sequence genome includes a window with the following:
- the LOC140884338 gene encoding uncharacterized protein isoform X3 — MCYKWCKDVNQPGEVIAAITYQIIPVDTLYAEIPLAAVNSVFQNKGIGSLLFSELRERLLNVGVRTLLCWGDTESEGFWIKLGFTVIGKVNKKGRASRLPIKAGVRRALCFPGGSTLLASHISMDASSKAMELLLPLQMKYQGLTNMTDVQEPCKEVEHLQWTGSRYSDSEQLGLEKFSDDDCPNADQLPIAKCYVAYTNGVTEAGGAADLENCSCSVQGYKKRIWGTSSTSLKSKKVKGTHSNDCQVVSQCPVWTNDVRIVNFYERNLKAFSEHKLISEASLVNSRSKSTCGKYKERRAGNMSIDNCSFPLVPPTEKCVKIMLMNIADDDKRLSLTKVIEDMGGVVTSNGSESTHVVTGKARKTFNFCIALCSGCWVISAAWLKESFRKGRFVDEMPFLLKDDEYVGKYRCELKCAVLRARANPNTLLKGLDIWPATHVQPPASTLSAIVKSAGGRVIREFCEVEDLSKTIFLACEEDMEEVLAAVKMGILTFSMDWLMNCIMRQEVDLYATKFAESL; from the exons ATGTGTTACAAATGG TGCAAGGATGTAAACCAGCCTGGAGAG GTCATTGCAGCAATTACTTATCAAATAATTCCGGTTGATACACTGTATGCTGAAATACCTCTTGCGGCTGTCAACTCagtttttcaaaacaag GGAATTGGCAGCTTATTATTCTCGGAATTGAGAGAAAGACTGCTGAATGTAGGTGTTCGCACCTTACTCTGCTGGGGAGACACAGAATCTGAAGGATTTTGGATTAAACTG GGGTTCACGGTGATTGGCAAGGTGAATAAAAAGGGAAGAGCTAGTAGACTTCCTATTAAAGCTGGTGTTCGGCGAGCATTATGCTTTCCTGGTGGTTCAACTCTTTTGGCGtctcatatttccatggatgcCTCATCCAAAGCTATGGAACTCTTGTTGCCCTTACAAATGAAGTATCAAGGGTTAACAAACATGACAGACGTCCAAGAACCCTGCAAGGAAGTAGAACATCTTCAATGGACTGGGAGTCGATACTCTGACTCTGAACAACTGGGACTCGAAAAATTTTCCGATGATG aTTGCCCAAATGCTGATCAACTTCCCATTGCAAAGTGTTATGTGGCTTATACGAATGGAGTAACAGAAGCTGGAGGTGCTGCTGACCTGGAGAATTGTTCTTGTTCAGTACAGGGATATAAGAAACGGATATGGGGAACTTCCAGCACGTCCCTGAAGTCTAAAAAAGTGAAGGGAACTCATTCAAATGATTGTCAAGTGGTTTCTCAATGCCCTGTTTGGACAAATGATGTTAGAATAGTGAATTTCTATGAGAGAAACCTGAAAGCATTCAGTGAACACAAACTTATTTCGGAAGCTTCTCTAGTTAATTCCCGGAGTAAAAGCACTTGCGGAAAGTACAAAGAACGTAGAGCAGGAAATATGTCCATTGATAATTGTAGCTTCCCGTTAGTCCCACCCACAGAAAAGTGTGTCAAAATTATGCTCATGAACATTGCTGATGATGATAAGAGGTTAAGTCTTACAAAG GTAATTGAAGACATGGGGGGAGTTGTTACCTCTAATGGAAGTGAAAGCACTCATGTTGTTACAGGGAAAGCCAGAAAGACATTTAACTTTTGCATTGCTCTCTGTTCAGG ATGTTGGGTTATCTCCGCTGCATGGCTGAAAGAAAGCTTCAGAAAGGGTAGATTTGTAG ATGAAATGCCATTTCTTCTGAAAGATGATGAATACGTGGGCAAGTACAGATGCGAGCTAAAATGTGCAGTTCTTAGAGCTAGAGCGAATCCCAATACATTACTTAAAGGTCTGGATATATGGCCAGCAACTCATGTACAACCTCCAGCTAGTACCCTCTCAGCCATTGTTAAGTCGGCAGGAGGAAGA GTGATCAGAGAATTTTGTGAAGTAGAGGATTTATCGAAAACAATATTTTTGGCATGTGAAGAAGACATGGAAGAAGTGCTCGCAGCAGTCAAGATGGGTATCTTGACATTTAGCATGGATTGGTTAATGAATTGCATCATGAGGCAAGAAGTTGATCTTTATGCAACAAAGTTCGCAGAATCCCTCTAA
- the LOC140884338 gene encoding uncharacterized protein isoform X1 produces MERTRRSSSIGNRQVAVEAKNFNAQNSAQTDDKIKISVVEETNKHNRSQHCGRGDYYFVLANPNDVESHSRSLVQEALSLYIKELPAMNYASNTGKESTFLQRCVTNGWFILSRKYCTLMMKCKDVNQPGEVIAAITYQIIPVDTLYAEIPLAAVNSVFQNKGIGSLLFSELRERLLNVGVRTLLCWGDTESEGFWIKLGFTVIGKVNKKGRASRLPIKAGVRRALCFPGGSTLLASHISMDASSKAMELLLPLQMKYQGLTNMTDVQEPCKEVEHLQWTGSRYSDSEQLGLEKFSDDDCPNADQLPIAKCYVAYTNGVTEAGGAADLENCSCSVQGYKKRIWGTSSTSLKSKKVKGTHSNDCQVVSQCPVWTNDVRIVNFYERNLKAFSEHKLISEASLVNSRSKSTCGKYKERRAGNMSIDNCSFPLVPPTEKCVKIMLMNIADDDKRLSLTKVIEDMGGVVTSNGSESTHVVTGKARKTFNFCIALCSGCWVISAAWLKESFRKGRFVDEMPFLLKDDEYVGKYRCELKCAVLRARANPNTLLKGLDIWPATHVQPPASTLSAIVKSAGGRVIREFCEVEDLSKTIFLACEEDMEEVLAAVKMGILTFSMDWLMNCIMRQEVDLYATKFAESL; encoded by the exons ATGGAGCGTACAAGAAGAAGCTCTTCCATCG GAAATCGTCAGGTCGCAGTGGAAGCGAAGAATTTTAACGCCCAAAATAGTGCCCAAACTGatgataaaattaaaatatctg TGGTAGAAGAAACCAACAAACATAATAGGTCTCAGCATTGCGGTCGCG GAGACTATTATTTCGTGCTAGCTAATCCAAACGATGTAGAAAGCCATAGCAGGTCCCTTGTTCAG GAAGCATTATCTCTTTACATTAAGGAGTTACCTGCAATGAATTATGCTTCTAATACTGGAAAGGAATCCACGTTTCTTCAAAGATGTGTTACAAATGG TTGGTTTATTTTATCCAGAAAATATTGTACTTTAATGATGAAGTGCAAGGATGTAAACCAGCCTGGAGAG GTCATTGCAGCAATTACTTATCAAATAATTCCGGTTGATACACTGTATGCTGAAATACCTCTTGCGGCTGTCAACTCagtttttcaaaacaag GGAATTGGCAGCTTATTATTCTCGGAATTGAGAGAAAGACTGCTGAATGTAGGTGTTCGCACCTTACTCTGCTGGGGAGACACAGAATCTGAAGGATTTTGGATTAAACTG GGGTTCACGGTGATTGGCAAGGTGAATAAAAAGGGAAGAGCTAGTAGACTTCCTATTAAAGCTGGTGTTCGGCGAGCATTATGCTTTCCTGGTGGTTCAACTCTTTTGGCGtctcatatttccatggatgcCTCATCCAAAGCTATGGAACTCTTGTTGCCCTTACAAATGAAGTATCAAGGGTTAACAAACATGACAGACGTCCAAGAACCCTGCAAGGAAGTAGAACATCTTCAATGGACTGGGAGTCGATACTCTGACTCTGAACAACTGGGACTCGAAAAATTTTCCGATGATG aTTGCCCAAATGCTGATCAACTTCCCATTGCAAAGTGTTATGTGGCTTATACGAATGGAGTAACAGAAGCTGGAGGTGCTGCTGACCTGGAGAATTGTTCTTGTTCAGTACAGGGATATAAGAAACGGATATGGGGAACTTCCAGCACGTCCCTGAAGTCTAAAAAAGTGAAGGGAACTCATTCAAATGATTGTCAAGTGGTTTCTCAATGCCCTGTTTGGACAAATGATGTTAGAATAGTGAATTTCTATGAGAGAAACCTGAAAGCATTCAGTGAACACAAACTTATTTCGGAAGCTTCTCTAGTTAATTCCCGGAGTAAAAGCACTTGCGGAAAGTACAAAGAACGTAGAGCAGGAAATATGTCCATTGATAATTGTAGCTTCCCGTTAGTCCCACCCACAGAAAAGTGTGTCAAAATTATGCTCATGAACATTGCTGATGATGATAAGAGGTTAAGTCTTACAAAG GTAATTGAAGACATGGGGGGAGTTGTTACCTCTAATGGAAGTGAAAGCACTCATGTTGTTACAGGGAAAGCCAGAAAGACATTTAACTTTTGCATTGCTCTCTGTTCAGG ATGTTGGGTTATCTCCGCTGCATGGCTGAAAGAAAGCTTCAGAAAGGGTAGATTTGTAG ATGAAATGCCATTTCTTCTGAAAGATGATGAATACGTGGGCAAGTACAGATGCGAGCTAAAATGTGCAGTTCTTAGAGCTAGAGCGAATCCCAATACATTACTTAAAGGTCTGGATATATGGCCAGCAACTCATGTACAACCTCCAGCTAGTACCCTCTCAGCCATTGTTAAGTCGGCAGGAGGAAGA GTGATCAGAGAATTTTGTGAAGTAGAGGATTTATCGAAAACAATATTTTTGGCATGTGAAGAAGACATGGAAGAAGTGCTCGCAGCAGTCAAGATGGGTATCTTGACATTTAGCATGGATTGGTTAATGAATTGCATCATGAGGCAAGAAGTTGATCTTTATGCAACAAAGTTCGCAGAATCCCTCTAA
- the LOC140884338 gene encoding uncharacterized protein isoform X2 — MERTRRSSSIGNRQVAVEAKNFNAQNSAQTDDKIKISVVEETNKHNRSQHCGRGDYYFVLANPNDVESHSRSLVQEALSLYIKELPAMNYASNTGKESTFLQRCVTNGKYCTLMMKCKDVNQPGEVIAAITYQIIPVDTLYAEIPLAAVNSVFQNKGIGSLLFSELRERLLNVGVRTLLCWGDTESEGFWIKLGFTVIGKVNKKGRASRLPIKAGVRRALCFPGGSTLLASHISMDASSKAMELLLPLQMKYQGLTNMTDVQEPCKEVEHLQWTGSRYSDSEQLGLEKFSDDDCPNADQLPIAKCYVAYTNGVTEAGGAADLENCSCSVQGYKKRIWGTSSTSLKSKKVKGTHSNDCQVVSQCPVWTNDVRIVNFYERNLKAFSEHKLISEASLVNSRSKSTCGKYKERRAGNMSIDNCSFPLVPPTEKCVKIMLMNIADDDKRLSLTKVIEDMGGVVTSNGSESTHVVTGKARKTFNFCIALCSGCWVISAAWLKESFRKGRFVDEMPFLLKDDEYVGKYRCELKCAVLRARANPNTLLKGLDIWPATHVQPPASTLSAIVKSAGGRVIREFCEVEDLSKTIFLACEEDMEEVLAAVKMGILTFSMDWLMNCIMRQEVDLYATKFAESL, encoded by the exons ATGGAGCGTACAAGAAGAAGCTCTTCCATCG GAAATCGTCAGGTCGCAGTGGAAGCGAAGAATTTTAACGCCCAAAATAGTGCCCAAACTGatgataaaattaaaatatctg TGGTAGAAGAAACCAACAAACATAATAGGTCTCAGCATTGCGGTCGCG GAGACTATTATTTCGTGCTAGCTAATCCAAACGATGTAGAAAGCCATAGCAGGTCCCTTGTTCAG GAAGCATTATCTCTTTACATTAAGGAGTTACCTGCAATGAATTATGCTTCTAATACTGGAAAGGAATCCACGTTTCTTCAAAGATGTGTTACAAATGG AAAATATTGTACTTTAATGATGAAGTGCAAGGATGTAAACCAGCCTGGAGAG GTCATTGCAGCAATTACTTATCAAATAATTCCGGTTGATACACTGTATGCTGAAATACCTCTTGCGGCTGTCAACTCagtttttcaaaacaag GGAATTGGCAGCTTATTATTCTCGGAATTGAGAGAAAGACTGCTGAATGTAGGTGTTCGCACCTTACTCTGCTGGGGAGACACAGAATCTGAAGGATTTTGGATTAAACTG GGGTTCACGGTGATTGGCAAGGTGAATAAAAAGGGAAGAGCTAGTAGACTTCCTATTAAAGCTGGTGTTCGGCGAGCATTATGCTTTCCTGGTGGTTCAACTCTTTTGGCGtctcatatttccatggatgcCTCATCCAAAGCTATGGAACTCTTGTTGCCCTTACAAATGAAGTATCAAGGGTTAACAAACATGACAGACGTCCAAGAACCCTGCAAGGAAGTAGAACATCTTCAATGGACTGGGAGTCGATACTCTGACTCTGAACAACTGGGACTCGAAAAATTTTCCGATGATG aTTGCCCAAATGCTGATCAACTTCCCATTGCAAAGTGTTATGTGGCTTATACGAATGGAGTAACAGAAGCTGGAGGTGCTGCTGACCTGGAGAATTGTTCTTGTTCAGTACAGGGATATAAGAAACGGATATGGGGAACTTCCAGCACGTCCCTGAAGTCTAAAAAAGTGAAGGGAACTCATTCAAATGATTGTCAAGTGGTTTCTCAATGCCCTGTTTGGACAAATGATGTTAGAATAGTGAATTTCTATGAGAGAAACCTGAAAGCATTCAGTGAACACAAACTTATTTCGGAAGCTTCTCTAGTTAATTCCCGGAGTAAAAGCACTTGCGGAAAGTACAAAGAACGTAGAGCAGGAAATATGTCCATTGATAATTGTAGCTTCCCGTTAGTCCCACCCACAGAAAAGTGTGTCAAAATTATGCTCATGAACATTGCTGATGATGATAAGAGGTTAAGTCTTACAAAG GTAATTGAAGACATGGGGGGAGTTGTTACCTCTAATGGAAGTGAAAGCACTCATGTTGTTACAGGGAAAGCCAGAAAGACATTTAACTTTTGCATTGCTCTCTGTTCAGG ATGTTGGGTTATCTCCGCTGCATGGCTGAAAGAAAGCTTCAGAAAGGGTAGATTTGTAG ATGAAATGCCATTTCTTCTGAAAGATGATGAATACGTGGGCAAGTACAGATGCGAGCTAAAATGTGCAGTTCTTAGAGCTAGAGCGAATCCCAATACATTACTTAAAGGTCTGGATATATGGCCAGCAACTCATGTACAACCTCCAGCTAGTACCCTCTCAGCCATTGTTAAGTCGGCAGGAGGAAGA GTGATCAGAGAATTTTGTGAAGTAGAGGATTTATCGAAAACAATATTTTTGGCATGTGAAGAAGACATGGAAGAAGTGCTCGCAGCAGTCAAGATGGGTATCTTGACATTTAGCATGGATTGGTTAATGAATTGCATCATGAGGCAAGAAGTTGATCTTTATGCAACAAAGTTCGCAGAATCCCTCTAA